One stretch of Nocardia fluminea DNA includes these proteins:
- a CDS encoding VOC family protein encodes MPEVRSDAHRDLHVDQGALPGEHPGRIGNPIIKVADLAWLEFRKPDLLKAEAFALAFGFSVAYRTPEEIHLRGTRAGTACVIIRKGARTHFAGAAFLAGEESDVLRLAEVTGHPVQRLPESIGGIGVTLHDPGGKTVRVVAGTRRLPQLPGQRAHPINVSESPARINVTQRPPRVPAGVERLGHVVLARTRYLENLNWYLEHLGLIVSDFLYYDGQRERGPVMAFLRCDRGNTPTDHHTLAMTLGTSDRYVHSAYQVCDLDALAAGGEFLAIRGYRRSWGIGRHIQGSQIFDYWRDPDGFLVEHFSDGDLFDSSLEPGWAPMTASGLAQWGPPATKDFLGTAPGRRSLRELRSLFSSLHRDNEFDAQRLRGLLKVANS; translated from the coding sequence ATGCCGGAGGTCCGCAGCGACGCACATCGCGACCTGCATGTCGATCAGGGTGCCCTGCCGGGCGAGCACCCCGGCCGTATCGGCAATCCGATCATCAAGGTCGCCGACCTCGCCTGGCTCGAGTTCCGCAAACCAGATCTACTGAAGGCAGAGGCCTTCGCGCTGGCCTTCGGGTTCTCTGTCGCCTACCGCACGCCGGAGGAGATCCACCTGCGCGGCACCCGGGCAGGCACGGCATGCGTGATCATCCGCAAGGGTGCTCGCACCCACTTCGCCGGCGCCGCTTTCCTGGCCGGCGAGGAGTCCGACGTGCTCAGACTCGCCGAGGTGACGGGTCATCCCGTGCAGCGACTGCCCGAGAGTATCGGCGGCATCGGCGTCACTTTGCACGATCCGGGCGGCAAGACCGTGCGCGTGGTGGCCGGCACACGCCGGCTGCCGCAGCTGCCGGGCCAGCGTGCCCATCCGATCAACGTCAGTGAGTCCCCAGCCCGAATCAATGTGACGCAGCGGCCGCCGCGTGTACCCGCCGGGGTCGAGCGGCTCGGCCATGTCGTACTCGCGCGCACCCGCTACCTGGAGAACCTGAACTGGTATCTGGAGCATCTCGGACTCATCGTCAGCGACTTCCTGTATTACGACGGGCAGCGCGAACGCGGGCCGGTGATGGCATTCCTCCGCTGCGATCGCGGGAACACGCCCACCGACCATCACACCCTCGCCATGACACTGGGCACCTCGGACCGATACGTGCATTCGGCGTATCAGGTCTGCGACCTCGACGCGCTCGCCGCCGGTGGCGAGTTCCTCGCCATACGCGGATATCGCCGATCCTGGGGGATCGGACGGCACATCCAGGGCAGTCAGATCTTCGACTACTGGCGCGATCCCGACGGTTTCCTCGTCGAGCACTTCAGCGACGGCGACCTGTTCGACAGCTCGCTGGAACCCGGCTGGGCGCCGATGACGGCGTCGGGCCTGGCGCAGTGGGGCCCGCCGGCGACCAAGGACTTCCTCGGCACAGCACCGGGTCGCCGATCGCTGCGGGAACTGCGGTCCCTCTTCTCTTCGCTGCACCGAGACAACGAATTCGACGCCCAGCGCTTGCGGGGCCTGCTGAAAGTAGCCAACTCATGA
- a CDS encoding fumarylacetoacetate hydrolase family protein, giving the protein MSISVLRTADAWWVLTPDGAVRIDTDATTTADLLADRTAIEAARKGSDTTPVDDLTLVSPVTTPCRVVAQMTNYVSHVRDSGMNPASVPLTFFRKSSGSVSGPEDDIVKPAHVRLLDYEIEIGLVFGATLPVGTELDSSNIGDYITGLVITDDVSARDIQLPRTQFYEGKSYPTFTPVGPVLLLLEEGEFDRFHDLCLTLRVNGDVRQHSTAAEMIYSPLETLRALTRFQRMDAGDLLLTGTPGGTALKAPAKPIEILGSLVPPALKWKIFFGKQASNPRYLRDGDVVELTISTPDGALDLGIQRTTVRHGH; this is encoded by the coding sequence ATGAGCATTTCCGTGCTGCGTACCGCTGACGCGTGGTGGGTGCTGACCCCGGACGGTGCTGTCCGAATCGACACCGATGCCACGACCACAGCCGACCTCCTGGCCGACCGAACCGCGATCGAAGCAGCGCGCAAGGGCAGCGACACCACACCGGTAGACGACTTGACGCTCGTCTCCCCCGTGACCACGCCGTGCCGGGTCGTCGCGCAGATGACCAATTACGTGTCGCACGTGCGGGATTCAGGGATGAACCCGGCGTCCGTGCCGCTGACGTTCTTCCGCAAGTCTTCCGGGTCCGTCAGCGGCCCCGAGGACGACATCGTCAAACCAGCGCATGTGCGGTTGCTGGACTACGAAATCGAGATCGGGCTCGTTTTCGGCGCGACGCTGCCCGTCGGCACCGAACTCGACAGCTCGAACATCGGCGACTACATCACGGGGTTGGTCATCACCGACGATGTGTCCGCCCGCGACATCCAACTGCCCAGAACCCAGTTCTACGAAGGCAAGTCGTATCCGACATTCACACCGGTCGGCCCGGTGTTGCTGCTGCTCGAGGAGGGCGAGTTCGACAGATTCCACGACCTCTGCCTGACATTGCGTGTCAATGGCGACGTGCGCCAGCACAGCACGGCGGCAGAGATGATCTACAGCCCGCTCGAAACCCTGCGCGCCCTCACCCGATTCCAGCGCATGGACGCGGGTGATCTACTGCTGACAGGCACCCCCGGCGGAACGGCCTTGAAGGCGCCCGCCAAGCCCATCGAGATCCTCGGGTCTCTGGTCCCGCCCGCGCTCAAGTGGAAGATCTTCTTCGGCAAACAGGCGTCGAATCCGCGTTACCTGCGAGACGGCGACGTGGTGGAGCTGACCATCTCGACACCGGACGGCGCGCTCGATCTCGGCATTCAGCGCACGACGGTGCGGCATGGGCACTGA
- the mhpA gene encoding bifunctional 3-(3-hydroxy-phenyl)propionate/3-hydroxycinnamic acid hydroxylase MhpA, with the protein MGTDRGRVEHYPVVIVGAGPTGMTAALLLARYGIECLIVDRWDEAYPQPRAVHLDDEVYRILADLGLGDEFAGISRPGRGLRLVDSAIATLAEFDRDPVRMPHGFPQANMFDQPDLERVLRSRLAATEGVRIRGGCEVLEVANLRDRARVRYRDAETGERRSVTAEFVLGCDGANSVVRASIGSRMRDLGFEQRWLVVDIATDTELGQWEGVHQVCDTERAATYMRIGASRYRWEFRLREDETADQYATLDTIAPLVSPWLREVRDPDLTLIRSTEYTFRARIVDRWRDRRIFLLGDAAHLTPPFVGQGMGAGLRDAHNLVWKLVAFLRAELPDDALDTYPSERAPHVASMINLAVAVGRAMTSGPAVGEAVRKRLMPLLGHVPLLSSKVTDSTTPRLSRSIFVARQALRPFDLAGSLCPNCVVDGGRRVDQIAAGRFLFLATTPLTREQRTELDRRGAAILAVPTTSELGEWLRRGRATAAIVRPDKTVLATSRSVPSLHTRVPSCPALSAPSTHRSSHGG; encoded by the coding sequence ATGGGCACTGATCGAGGCCGGGTCGAGCACTACCCGGTCGTGATCGTCGGCGCGGGCCCGACCGGCATGACCGCCGCACTACTGCTGGCGCGGTACGGCATCGAGTGCCTGATCGTCGATCGCTGGGACGAGGCGTATCCGCAACCGCGAGCGGTGCATCTCGACGACGAGGTGTACCGCATCCTGGCCGACCTCGGACTCGGCGACGAGTTCGCCGGAATCTCCCGTCCCGGCCGCGGCCTACGCCTGGTCGACTCCGCCATCGCCACGCTCGCGGAATTCGACCGCGACCCCGTCCGGATGCCGCACGGATTTCCGCAGGCCAACATGTTCGACCAGCCGGATCTCGAGCGCGTACTGCGGTCCAGGCTGGCCGCGACGGAGGGCGTGCGGATACGGGGTGGGTGCGAAGTGCTCGAGGTGGCGAACCTGCGTGATCGCGCTCGCGTGAGGTACCGCGATGCCGAGACCGGTGAACGACGCTCTGTCACAGCGGAATTCGTTCTCGGCTGCGATGGTGCCAACAGCGTCGTGCGCGCGTCGATCGGTTCGCGGATGCGCGACCTGGGTTTCGAACAGCGGTGGCTGGTGGTCGACATCGCCACCGACACCGAACTCGGCCAGTGGGAGGGCGTGCACCAGGTTTGCGATACCGAACGCGCCGCGACGTACATGCGCATCGGCGCGTCACGGTACCGCTGGGAGTTCCGTCTGCGCGAGGACGAAACCGCGGACCAGTACGCCACGCTCGACACCATCGCGCCGCTCGTATCCCCCTGGCTGCGCGAGGTGAGAGATCCTGACCTGACGCTGATCCGGTCCACCGAGTACACGTTTCGCGCCCGAATAGTCGACCGATGGCGTGACCGCAGGATCTTTCTGCTCGGTGACGCGGCGCATCTCACTCCGCCGTTCGTCGGACAGGGCATGGGGGCGGGCCTGCGTGACGCCCACAACCTGGTCTGGAAACTGGTCGCCTTCCTGAGAGCGGAACTGCCCGACGACGCACTCGACACCTATCCCAGCGAACGTGCACCGCACGTCGCATCGATGATCAACCTGGCCGTCGCCGTCGGACGGGCGATGACGAGCGGGCCGGCGGTGGGTGAGGCGGTCCGCAAGCGGTTGATGCCGCTCCTCGGCCACGTTCCCCTCCTCAGCTCCAAGGTCACCGACAGCACCACGCCGCGCCTGTCCCGGTCGATATTCGTTGCGCGACAAGCCCTTCGGCCATTCGATCTGGCCGGCTCGCTGTGTCCGAACTGCGTCGTCGACGGCGGCAGGCGGGTCGACCAGATCGCCGCCGGACGTTTCCTTTTCCTCGCGACCACCCCGCTCACCCGCGAACAGCGGACCGAACTCGACCGACGCGGCGCCGCGATCCTGGCAGTACCGACCACCTCCGAGCTCGGCGAATGGCTGCGCCGCGGACGCGCGACGGCCGCGATCGTGCGACCGGACAAAACCGTGCTGGCGACCTCTCGATCGGTCCCCTCCTTACACACTCGCGTACCGAGCTGTCCCGCTCTGTCCGCTCCTTCCACGCACAGGAGTTCCCATGGCGGTTGA
- a CDS encoding cytochrome P450 — protein sequence MAVDISIPRYRENLFSTEAILDPYPHYAALRAAGPAVWLPRQRVFAISRYAECKTVLRDDATFLSGCGVSLNPVANRLGRGTTLNSDAEEHATKRFVLAHRLTPKALREVTETIERFADSVVDTALASNRIDGVDDLATALPLSVVPDLIGWPHDGRAELLRWAGATFDSMGPINRHSVGAAKAAAEMLAFARRIARDRSVLDDSMGSDVFRAADEGMIDKKSCPALMIDYLAPSLDTTIGAISSALYLFAQNPTQWRAVRSDPGLIPRAVNEVVRIESPLRAFSRTAARDTDIGGVKIPGGSRVLVLFASANRDPTEWDEPESFDITRDAARQLGFGWGVHGCAGRTLARLETTSMLRALADRVERIELAGTPKWGVNNIIRRLERLPLELVPADRRRA from the coding sequence ATGGCGGTTGACATCTCCATCCCGCGATATCGCGAAAATCTCTTCAGTACCGAGGCGATCCTCGATCCGTACCCGCACTATGCGGCACTGCGCGCGGCCGGCCCGGCGGTGTGGCTACCCCGCCAGCGTGTCTTCGCGATCTCCCGATACGCCGAGTGCAAGACAGTCCTGCGGGACGACGCGACCTTCCTCTCGGGGTGCGGAGTGTCGCTCAACCCCGTCGCCAACCGCCTCGGCCGGGGCACCACGCTCAACAGCGACGCCGAAGAGCACGCCACCAAACGGTTCGTCCTCGCACACCGGCTGACGCCGAAGGCACTTCGGGAAGTGACAGAGACCATCGAGCGCTTCGCCGACAGCGTCGTGGACACGGCGTTGGCGAGCAACCGCATCGACGGGGTCGACGATCTCGCGACCGCACTGCCACTTTCGGTGGTCCCGGATCTCATCGGCTGGCCGCACGACGGGCGCGCGGAACTGCTGCGCTGGGCCGGTGCGACATTCGACTCGATGGGGCCGATCAACCGGCACTCCGTGGGCGCGGCGAAGGCGGCCGCGGAGATGCTGGCCTTCGCCCGCCGTATTGCGCGCGATCGATCCGTTCTCGACGACAGCATGGGCAGCGACGTCTTCCGTGCCGCCGACGAGGGCATGATCGACAAGAAGTCGTGCCCGGCGCTCATGATCGACTACCTGGCCCCGTCGCTGGACACCACCATCGGCGCGATCTCGAGTGCGCTCTACCTGTTCGCGCAGAACCCCACGCAATGGCGGGCCGTGCGGTCGGATCCGGGCCTGATACCTCGAGCCGTCAACGAGGTCGTGCGGATCGAATCGCCCTTGCGCGCCTTCTCTCGCACGGCCGCACGCGATACCGACATCGGTGGGGTGAAAATCCCGGGCGGCAGCCGCGTACTGGTGCTCTTCGCCTCCGCCAACCGGGACCCGACCGAATGGGATGAGCCCGAGTCCTTCGACATCACCCGCGACGCGGCCCGCCAACTCGGCTTCGGCTGGGGTGTGCACGGCTGCGCGGGCCGGACGTTGGCACGGCTGGAAACCACGTCGATGCTGCGGGCACTGGCCGATCGTGTCGAACGTATCGAGCTGGCCGGCACACCGAAGTGGGGCGTCAACAACATCATTCGCAGGCTGGAACGTCTTCCGCTCGAGCTCGTCCCAGCGGACAGGAGGCGGGCGTGA
- a CDS encoding Rossmann-fold NAD(P)-binding domain-containing protein — translation MKTAIVTGASSGTGRAVASASVARGYRVFGTSRDSSTVANPVPGVAYRDLDLTGRGSISLFIPVSIATGLSGRRTKYVCRAVRVFDGRKDRTVGLLYNTANRPFHILVTAATATAIASCSPLSADDARGRD, via the coding sequence GTGAAGACAGCGATCGTCACCGGCGCGTCCTCCGGAACAGGACGGGCCGTCGCCAGTGCCTCGGTGGCTCGCGGCTACCGCGTGTTCGGCACAAGCCGCGACAGTTCGACCGTGGCCAATCCGGTGCCCGGCGTCGCCTACCGCGACCTCGATCTCACCGGTCGTGGCTCGATCTCCCTGTTCATCCCGGTTTCCATCGCGACCGGACTGTCCGGACGTCGCACCAAATACGTCTGCCGAGCTGTGCGTGTCTTCGACGGCCGGAAGGACCGCACCGTGGGGCTTCTGTACAACACCGCAAACCGACCGTTCCACATTCTCGTGACGGCAGCCACTGCGACAGCGATCGCGAGCTGTTCCCCGCTTTCCGCCGACGACGCACGCGGCCGGGACTGA
- a CDS encoding S9 family peptidase — MTTSRSPALPDLIAVEEFFADPDFSGASISPDGTRIAYRAPAHGRRNVWVRGIEEDHDDAICVTHDARRGITTYYWTDDPRWLLYLQDTDGNEDWHLYRVDLDAPDEPAVDLTPMVPGSRVFGAEPSTEVPGTVLVWMNQRPMFIDVFRVDVATGAATVHLEQAEPGETVLLDRHDRPAFASQLSEDGVLEFFTIDPGSGQKHLLQRLGGAEYPTGTQPQLVTPDGKGLLVGTYQDSDDLRLVRIDRETGQQTVVAAVAGHSLDIMGTMAPDVLPPTVFVSRRTGEVLAARFVGDRPRIQVVDPDFAEVYAALAQLSDGVLGTLSSDESEQRWVATFIHDRDPAVAWFYDHATGESRQLFCAYPGLDPEVLAPMTAVEFPARDELPLHAFLTLQVGIEPRNLPLVMLVHGGPWAHDTWGYDPLVQLLANRGYAVLQVNFRGSTGYGKRHTTAAIGEFAGAMHDDIIDAADWAVAQGSADPQRIGIMGGSYGGYAALVGITVTPDYFAAAVDYVGISDLANFLRTLPPFTRPYNANSWYRYVGDPEDPAQEADMRARSPLTMADRIRTPLLVAQGANDVRVVRAESDSIVASLRERGIPVEYLVAEDEGHGFANPENQIQFYRAVEQHFARHLGGRVCDRLGADEPAPCR; from the coding sequence ATGACGACATCGAGGAGTCCAGCCTTGCCCGACCTGATCGCCGTCGAGGAATTCTTCGCCGACCCGGACTTCTCCGGGGCCTCGATCTCACCGGACGGCACCCGCATCGCCTACCGTGCCCCCGCACACGGCAGACGGAATGTGTGGGTGCGCGGGATCGAGGAGGACCACGACGACGCCATCTGCGTTACCCACGATGCGCGGCGCGGCATCACCACCTACTACTGGACCGACGATCCGCGCTGGCTGCTGTACCTGCAGGACACCGACGGCAACGAAGACTGGCACCTGTACCGGGTGGACCTCGACGCACCCGACGAGCCGGCCGTGGACCTGACACCCATGGTTCCCGGCTCGCGCGTCTTCGGTGCCGAACCGTCTACCGAGGTGCCGGGGACCGTGCTGGTGTGGATGAACCAGCGGCCGATGTTCATCGATGTGTTCCGCGTAGATGTCGCCACCGGAGCGGCGACGGTGCATCTCGAACAGGCAGAACCAGGCGAGACGGTACTACTGGACCGTCACGATCGGCCGGCCTTCGCTTCACAGCTGTCCGAAGACGGTGTCCTCGAGTTCTTCACGATCGACCCCGGCAGCGGACAGAAACACCTGCTGCAACGGCTCGGAGGCGCGGAGTATCCGACGGGTACACAGCCACAGTTGGTGACTCCGGACGGGAAAGGTTTGCTGGTCGGTACCTATCAGGATTCCGACGATCTGCGACTGGTCCGCATCGACCGCGAGACCGGGCAGCAGACCGTCGTTGCTGCCGTGGCCGGACACAGCCTCGACATCATGGGCACGATGGCTCCAGATGTGCTGCCGCCCACCGTATTCGTCAGTCGCCGGACCGGAGAGGTCCTCGCGGCGCGTTTCGTCGGAGACCGGCCCCGGATCCAGGTGGTCGACCCAGATTTCGCCGAGGTCTACGCTGCTCTCGCGCAGCTGTCGGACGGAGTGCTGGGCACCTTGTCCTCGGACGAGTCCGAGCAACGCTGGGTAGCGACCTTCATCCACGATCGGGACCCAGCAGTGGCCTGGTTCTACGATCACGCGACGGGGGAGAGCCGACAGCTGTTCTGTGCTTACCCGGGCCTTGACCCGGAAGTACTGGCGCCGATGACCGCGGTCGAGTTCCCGGCGCGCGACGAGTTGCCGTTGCACGCTTTCCTCACCTTGCAGGTCGGGATCGAGCCCCGAAACCTGCCGCTGGTGATGCTGGTGCACGGCGGACCCTGGGCGCACGACACATGGGGCTATGACCCGCTGGTGCAGTTGCTCGCCAACCGCGGCTACGCGGTGCTGCAGGTCAACTTCCGCGGCTCGACCGGCTACGGGAAACGCCACACCACCGCCGCGATCGGCGAATTCGCCGGCGCCATGCACGACGACATCATCGACGCCGCCGACTGGGCGGTGGCCCAGGGATCGGCCGACCCGCAACGGATCGGCATCATGGGCGGTTCCTACGGTGGCTACGCTGCCCTCGTCGGCATCACCGTCACACCCGACTATTTTGCCGCCGCGGTCGACTACGTCGGCATCTCGGACCTGGCGAACTTCCTGCGGACACTCCCACCGTTCACCCGGCCGTACAACGCCAACAGCTGGTACCGCTACGTCGGCGACCCCGAGGATCCCGCTCAGGAAGCCGACATGCGCGCCCGCTCACCCCTCACCATGGCCGACCGGATCCGCACCCCGTTGCTGGTCGCCCAAGGCGCCAACGACGTCCGTGTGGTGCGAGCCGAATCCGACAGTATCGTTGCTTCCCTGCGTGAGCGCGGCATACCGGTCGAGTATCTGGTCGCCGAGGACGAGGGCCACGGTTTCGCCAATCCGGAGAACCAGATCCAGTTCTATCGTGCCGTGGAACAGCATTTCGCTCGGCACCTGGGAGGTCGGGTATGCGACCGACTCGGCGCCGATGAGCCGGCGCCCTGCAGGTAG
- a CDS encoding helix-turn-helix domain-containing protein — protein sequence MMAWSTRQLAELAGTTVKTVRHYHEIGLLSEPERASNGYKQYRTEHLVRLLQIKRLSDLGVPLAQIAAMGRGDEDPDDAIRVLDAELGATIDRLQRIRAELAVILRHRAPADVPAGFGRIARDLSESDRSLIMVYSRLFTPEAMAQLSDMMELRHPTDDEFEKLPGDADADTIADLAGRMAPVIRELHQRYPWVADPGAYSERGGEVTGDTIVQVLRDLYNSAQLQVLQRVDSIIAESAADRR from the coding sequence ATGATGGCCTGGAGTACGCGACAGCTCGCCGAACTGGCTGGGACGACGGTCAAGACGGTGCGTCATTATCACGAGATCGGGCTGCTAAGCGAACCCGAGCGCGCCTCGAACGGGTACAAGCAGTACCGGACCGAGCATCTGGTGCGGCTGTTGCAGATCAAGCGGCTCAGCGATCTCGGGGTGCCGTTGGCACAGATCGCGGCGATGGGCCGCGGGGACGAGGACCCCGATGACGCGATTCGAGTGTTGGATGCCGAGCTCGGGGCGACCATCGACCGGTTGCAGCGGATCCGCGCGGAGCTGGCGGTCATCCTGCGGCACCGGGCACCGGCCGATGTTCCGGCCGGCTTCGGCCGCATCGCGCGGGACCTGTCCGAATCCGATCGGTCGCTGATCATGGTCTACTCCCGGCTCTTCACGCCCGAAGCCATGGCGCAGCTGAGCGACATGATGGAGCTCCGCCATCCCACCGACGACGAATTCGAGAAGTTGCCAGGCGATGCCGATGCGGACACGATCGCAGATCTGGCCGGACGGATGGCGCCGGTGATCCGGGAGCTCCACCAGCGGTATCCGTGGGTGGCCGATCCGGGCGCCTACTCCGAACGCGGCGGCGAGGTCACCGGCGACACGATCGTGCAGGTGCTTCGTGACCTCTACAACTCGGCGCAGCTGCAGGTGCTGCAGCGCGTCGATTCGATCATTGCCGAATCGGCCGCAGACCGTCGCTGA
- a CDS encoding ABC transporter permease, whose product MTVEPSFALIVLCGAMVLASAVVYRVTGLGSPRVVPWASIRAVLQLGAIAVVLAAALRHLWSAVLVLVVMFGAAVFTSARRAEAGRSGIWLGLAIATGIAAVMPVTLLSGVVPIHGVTLVSIGGILLGGTMTATSLAARRGLDAITQRWGEVEAALSLGFADRPARMMVLTGAATDALIPGVDQARTVGLVTLPGAFIGVLLTSGSPAQAGAVQILVLIGLMLSQACAVAVALELVARSLVARFP is encoded by the coding sequence ATGACGGTGGAGCCGAGTTTCGCGCTGATCGTATTGTGTGGGGCGATGGTGCTCGCGTCAGCCGTGGTCTACCGGGTGACAGGGCTGGGTTCGCCCCGCGTGGTGCCGTGGGCCTCGATCCGCGCTGTGCTGCAACTCGGCGCGATCGCGGTGGTCCTGGCGGCCGCCCTGCGTCATCTCTGGTCGGCGGTGCTGGTGTTGGTGGTGATGTTCGGCGCGGCAGTGTTCACTTCGGCGCGGCGAGCCGAGGCGGGCCGGTCGGGTATCTGGCTCGGCCTCGCCATCGCCACCGGTATCGCGGCGGTGATGCCGGTGACCCTGCTCAGCGGTGTCGTTCCGATCCATGGGGTGACGCTGGTATCGATCGGGGGCATTCTGCTCGGTGGCACCATGACCGCGACTTCGCTGGCCGCCAGGCGCGGACTCGACGCGATCACTCAGCGCTGGGGCGAGGTCGAGGCCGCGCTCAGTCTCGGATTCGCCGACCGCCCGGCTCGCATGATGGTGCTGACCGGTGCCGCGACGGACGCGCTGATTCCGGGCGTCGATCAAGCAAGAACCGTCGGCTTGGTGACTCTGCCCGGCGCCTTCATCGGAGTCCTGCTCACCAGTGGTTCCCCGGCCCAGGCGGGCGCGGTGCAGATCCTGGTCTTGATCGGGCTGATGCTGTCGCAGGCCTGTGCTGTCGCGGTGGCGTTGGAATTGGTCGCGCGGTCTCTGGTTGCTCGCTTCCCGTAA